Proteins encoded together in one Lathyrus oleraceus cultivar Zhongwan6 chromosome 5, CAAS_Psat_ZW6_1.0, whole genome shotgun sequence window:
- the LOC127081732 gene encoding uncharacterized protein LOC127081732 codes for MEEDGLLEVDLEIKETKDQDEEVVRPPVKEKEKVLKPVIKLPYRPRLKKKDQHETNFESAILQGMKIPVKKKDRGSITIPCTIGDRKFKKALIDLGARVGLMPLSIYKKLGIGTVQDTRMTLQFIDHSVRRPYGIVEDILVKIDKFAFPIDFVILEMPEDEEIPLILGRPFLETRRCMIDIEGGTMTLKVYDEKLKIDVRNTMQYKDDIYTSHIVEIIDQIAVSVLLRLRRDKRGCY; via the exons ATGGAGGAAGATGGATTGTTAgaagtggatttagaaatcaaggaaaccaAGGACCAAGATGAAGAAGTAGTACGGCCACCTGTCAAGGAGAAGGAAAAAGTTCTGAAACCAGTCATCAAACTCCCTTATCGTCCAAGACTGAAGAAGAAAGATCAACATGAAACAAATTTTGAGAG TGCCATTCTTCAAGGtatgaaaatcccagtgaaaaagaaagataGGGGATCGATTACTATTCcatgcactattggtgatagaaaattcaagaaggctctaATTGACTTAGGAGCAAGGGTAGGCTTGATGCCACTATCCATCTACAAGAAATTAGGCATTGGCACCGTTCAAGATACTCGGATGACACTTCAGTTTATTGACCACTCTGTTAGGCGACCCTATGGGATTGTGGAAGACAttcttgtaaaaattgacaagtttgcTTTCCCAATTGACTTCGTCATTCTGGAAATGCCcgaagatgaggagattcctctcatattgggcaGACCATTCTTGGAGACAAGACGATGTATGATAGACATAGAGGGAGGAACAATGACcctcaaagtctatgatgaaAAGTTAAAGATAGATGTGCGGAACACgatgcaatacaaagatgatatttACACAAGCCATATTGTAGAGATAATAGATCAG ATTGCAGTATCTGTTTTACTCAGATTGAGGAGGGATAAAAGAGGGTGTTATTAA